One segment of Niveibacterium microcysteis DNA contains the following:
- a CDS encoding lysylphosphatidylglycerol synthase transmembrane domain-containing protein codes for MIKRVIALAISLALLGWLAASGNWRDVGSRLATIPPATLALALSGFLVSYLLRAARIRDEFADVATGHFWAMARVTTAHNAAINVVPFRGGEIALPVLLQREFGVPMGRALVSLLWLRMQDAFVVLLLAAWVWPGLDIVLRALWSIAVLVAAWAVPAWARAHPIGAEPLPGWQGKLAKVRIALAHSTRGAVRSWAWTLSNWIVKLSAQTLLLGALLGQAGLLASAGVLGGELAAILPVQGVAGFGTYEAGVAAALTPHGITLANGLQAALALHLVIIAVAVSAGAAAFVALPAGPHSANANGKSQ; via the coding sequence ATGATCAAACGCGTGATCGCCCTCGCCATCTCGCTGGCTCTGCTCGGCTGGCTTGCCGCCAGCGGCAACTGGCGCGACGTCGGCAGCCGGCTCGCAACCATTCCGCCCGCCACGCTGGCCCTCGCGCTCAGCGGATTTCTGGTGAGCTACCTGCTGCGTGCAGCCCGTATCCGGGACGAGTTCGCCGACGTCGCGACGGGGCACTTCTGGGCCATGGCGCGCGTCACCACCGCGCATAACGCCGCCATCAACGTGGTGCCGTTCCGCGGCGGAGAGATTGCACTACCAGTGCTGCTGCAACGCGAATTCGGCGTGCCGATGGGCCGCGCGCTGGTCTCGCTCCTCTGGCTGCGCATGCAGGACGCCTTCGTCGTGCTACTGCTGGCGGCCTGGGTCTGGCCCGGGCTCGATATCGTTTTGCGTGCGCTGTGGAGCATTGCGGTGCTCGTCGCAGCCTGGGCGGTGCCCGCTTGGGCGCGCGCCCATCCGATCGGCGCGGAACCGCTTCCGGGTTGGCAAGGCAAGCTCGCCAAAGTCCGTATTGCGCTCGCGCACTCGACGCGCGGCGCGGTTCGCAGCTGGGCCTGGACGCTCTCGAACTGGATCGTGAAGCTCTCGGCGCAAACCCTGCTCCTCGGCGCACTGCTCGGCCAGGCCGGCCTGCTCGCCAGTGCAGGCGTGCTTGGCGGCGAGTTGGCCGCGATCCTTCCGGTGCAGGGCGTGGCCGGTTTCGGCACTTACGAAGCCGGCGTTGCTGCCGCACTGACGCCGCACGGCATTACACTCGCAAACGGGCTGCAAGCCGCGCTCGCGTTGCACCTCGTCATCATCGCGGTCGCGGTCAGCGCCGGCGCGGCGGCATTCGTCGCGCTCCCGGCAGGGCCCCATTCGGCCAATGCAAACGGAAAATCACAATGA